In Archocentrus centrarchus isolate MPI-CPG fArcCen1 chromosome 21, fArcCen1, whole genome shotgun sequence, the following are encoded in one genomic region:
- the LOC115800760 gene encoding tubulin alpha chain yields the protein MRECISMHVGQAGAQMGNACWELYCLEHGIQPDGQMPSDKTLGGGDDSFNTFFSETGAGKHVPRAIFVDLEPTVIDEVRTGTYRQLFHPEQLITGKEDAANNYARGHYTIGKEIIDLVLDRTRKLADQCTGLQGFLIFHSFGGGTGSGFTSLLMERLSVDYGKKSKLEFAVYPAPQVSTAVVEPYNSILTTHTTLEHSDCAFMVDNEAIYDICRRNLDIERPTYTNLNRLIGQIVSSITASLRFDGALNVDLTEFQTNLVPYPRIHFPLATYAPVISAEKAYHEQLSVADITNACFEPANQMVKCDPRHGKYMACCLLYRGDVVPKDVNSAIAAIKTKRTIQFVDWCPTGFKVGINYQPPTVVPGGDLAKVQRAVCMLSNTTAIAEAWARLDHKFDLMYAKRAFVHWYVGEGMEEGEFSEAREDMAALEKDYEEVGTDSVGEEDEEGEEY from the exons ATG cgtGAGTGTATTTCTATGCATGTGGGCCAAGCCGGAGCCCAGATGGGCAACGCATGCTGGGAGCTGTACTGCCTGGAACATGGGATCCAGCCAGATGGTCAGATGCCCTCTGACAAAACTCTTGGGGGAGGAGACGACTCCTTCAACACCTTCTTCAGTGAGACAGGGGCAGGAAAACATGTTCCCAGGGCAATCTTTGTTGACCTGGAACCTACTGTCATAG aTGAGGTGCGCACGGGAACCTATCGTCAGCTGTTCCACCCTGAGCAGCTGATTACAGGAAAGGAGGACGCTGCCAACAACTATGCTCGTGGACACTACACCATCGGCAAAGAGATCATAGATCTGGTTCTGGACAGAACACGGAAATTG GCTGATCAGTGCACTGGCCTGCAGGGATTCCTCATCTTCCACTCTTTTGGTGGAGGCACTGGCTCAGGTTTCACCTCCCTCCTAATGGAGAGGCTTTCTGTTGATTATGGGAAAAAGTCAAAGCTTGAGTTTGCTGTTTACCCAGCCCCTCAGGTTTCCACAGCAGTGGTGGAGCCTTACAACTCCATCCTGACCACCCACACCACCTTGGAGCACTCTGACTGTGCCTTCATGGTGGACAATGAAGCCATCTATGACATCTGCCGCAGGAACCTTGACATCGAAAGGCCGACCTACACCAACCTTAACAGGCTCATTGGCCAGATTGTGTCCTCAATCACAGCCTCACTTCGCTTCGATGGAGCCCTGAATGTTGATCTGACAGAGTTCCAGACCAACTTGGTGCCCTACCCTCGTATCCACTTCCCTCTGGCCACTTATGCCCCAGTCATCTCCGCTGAGAAGGCCTACCATGAGCAACTGTCTGTGGCTGACATCACCAATGCCTGCTTTGAGCCAGCTAATCAGATGGTGAAGTGTGATCCTCGTCATGGTAAATACATGGCGTGTTGTTTGCTGTATCGTGGTGATGTGGTGCCCAAAGATGTCAACTCTGCAATTGCTGCCATCAAAACCAAACGCACCATCCagtttgtggactggtgccccACAGGCTTCAAGGTGGGCATCAACTACCAACCTCCAACTGTGGTTCCTGGTGGAGACCTGGCCAAGGTGCAGAGGGCTGTGTGCATGCTGAGCAACACCACAGCCATCGCTGAGGCGTGGGCCCGACTCGACCACAAGTTTGACCTCATGTACGCCAAGAGAGCCTTTGTTCACTGGTATGTTGGGGAGGGCATGGAGGAAGGAGAGTTCTCAGAGGCCAGAGAAGATATGGCTGCTCTGGAGAAGGATTATGAAGAGGTGGGCACTGACAGCGTgggagaggaggatgaagagggagAAGAGTATTGA
- the LOC115800149 gene encoding tubulin alpha chain-like has product MRECISIHVGQAGAQIGNACWELYCLEHGIQPDGQMPTDKIVGGGDDSFNTFFSETRAGKHVPRAIFVDLEPTVIDEVRTGTYRQLFHPEQLITGKEDAANNYARGHYTIGKEVIDLVLDRTRKLADQCTGLQGFLIFHSFGGGTGSGFTSLLMERLSVDYGKKSKLEFAIYPAPQVSTAVVEPYNSILTTHTTLEHSDCAFMVDNEAIYDICRRNLDIERPTYTNLNRLIGQIVSSITASLRFDGALNVDLTEFQTNLVPYPRIHFPLATYAPVISAEKAYHEQLSVADITNTCFEPANQMVKCDPRHGKYMACCLLYRGDVVPKDVNSAIAAIKTKRTIQFVDWCPTGFKVGINYQPPTVVPGGDLAKVQRAVCMLSNTTAIAEAWARLNHKFDLMYAKRAFVHWYVGEGMEEGEFSEAREDMAALEKDYEEVGTDSMGEEDEGEEY; this is encoded by the exons ATG CGTGAATGTATCTCAATTCATGTGGGCCAAGCTGGGGCTCAAATTGGTAACGCATGCTGGGAGCTGTACTGCCTGGAACATGGGATCCAGCCAGACGGACAGATGCCCACTGACAAAATTGTTGGAGGAGGAGACGACTCCTTCAACACCTTCTTCAGTGAGACACGAGCAGGAAAGCATGTTCCCAGAGCAATCTTTGTTGACCTGGAACCTACAGTTATAG ACGAGGTGCGCACGGGAACCTACCGTCAACTGTTCCACCCTGAGCAGCTGATTACAGGAAAGGAGGACGCTGCCAACAACTATGCTCGTGGACACTACACCATCGGCAAGGAGGTCATAGATCTGGTTCTGGACAGGACACGCAAACTG GCTGATCAGTGCACTGGCCTGCAGGGATTCCTCATCTTCCACTCTTTTGGTGGAGGCACTGGCTCAGGTTTCACCTCCCTCCTGATGGAGAGGCTCTCTGTTGATTATGGGAAAAAGTCAAAGCTTGAGTTTGCCATCTACCCAGCCCCTCAGGTTTCCACAGCAGTGGTGGAGCCTTACAACTCCATCCTGACCACCCACACCACCTTGGAGCACTCTGACTGTGCCTTCATGGTGGACAATGAAGCCATCTATGACATCTGTCGCAGGAACCTTGACATCGAAAGGCCGACCTACACCAACCTTAACAGGCTCATTGGCCAGATTGTGTCCTCAATCACAGCCTCACTTCGCTTCGATGGAGCCCTGAATGTTGATCTGACAGAGTTCCAGACCAACTTGGTGCCCTACCCTCGTATCCACTTCCCTCTGGCCACTTATGCCCCAGTCATCTCCGCTGAGAAGGCCTACCATGAGCAACTATCTGTGGCTGACATCACCAACACCTGCTTTGAGCCAGCTAATCAGATGGTAAAGTGTGATCCTCGTCATGGTAAATACATGGCGTGTTGTTTGCTGTACCGTGGTGATGTGGTGCCCAAAGATGTCAACTCTGCAATTGCTGCCATCAAAACCAAACGCACCATCCagtttgtggactggtgccccACAGGTTTCAAGGTGGGCATCAACTACCAGCCTCCAACTGTGGTTCCTGGCGGAGACCTGGCCAAGGTGCAGAGGGCTGTGTGTATGCTGAGCAACACCACAGCCATTGCTGAGGCCTGGGCCCGACTCAACCACAAGTTTGACCTCATGTATGCCAAGAGAGCCTTTGTTCACTGGTATGTTGGGGAGGGCATGGAGGAAGGAGAGTTCTCAGAGGCCAGAGAAGATATGGCTGCTCTGGAGAAGGATTATGAAGAGGTGGGCACTGACAGCATgggagaggaggatgaaggagagGAATACTGA
- the LOC115800148 gene encoding tubulin alpha chain-like — translation MRECISVHVGQAGVQMGNTCWELYCLEHGIQPDGQMPSQKPIGGHDDSFTTFFSETGAGKYVPRAIFVDLEPTVIDEVRTGTYRQLFHPEQLISGKEDAANNYARGHYTIGREIIDSVLDRIRKLADQCTGLQGFLVFHSFGGGTGSGFTSLLMERLSVDFGKKSKLEFAIYPAPQVSTAVVEPYNSILTTHTTLEHSDCAFMVDNEAIYDICRRNLDIERPSYTNLNRLISQIVSSITASLRFDGALNVDLTEFQTNLVPYPRIHFPLATYAPVISAEKAYHEQLSVAEITNACFEPSNQMVKCDPRHGKYMACCLLYRGDVVPKDVNVAIAAIKTKRTIQFVDWCPTGFKVGINYQPPTVVPGGDLAKVQRAVCMLSNTTAIAEAWARLDHKFDLMYAKRAFVHWYVGEGMEEGEFSEAREDMAALEKDYEEGGIDSFEEDEEGEEY, via the exons ATG cgtGAATGCATCTCTGTCCATGTAGGCCAGGCTGGTGTCCAGATGGGGAACACCTGCTGGGAGCTCTACTGTCTAGAACATGGAATCCAGCCAGACGGCCAGATGCCCAGCCAGAAGCCAATAGGTGGCCACGATGATTCCTTCACCACCTTCTTCAGTGAAACTGGGGCTGGGAAGTACGTCCCCAGAGCAATCTTTGTTGATCTGGAGCCCACCGTCATAG ATGAAGTGCGAACAGGAACATACCGTCAACTCTTTCACCCTGAACAGCTGATCTCAGGAAAAGAGGATGCCGCTAACAACTATGCCCGTGGACACTACACCATCGGCAGAGAGATCATTGACTCTGTGCTTGACAGGATCCGCAAACTG GCTGATCAGTGCACTGGTCTTCAAGGATTCTTGGTCTTCCACTCCTTTGGTGGAGGGACTGGTTCTGGTTTCACCTCCCTCCTGATGGAgagactttctgttgactttggCAAAAAATCAAAGCTTGAGTTTGCCATCTACCCAGCCCCTCAGGTTTCCACAGCAGTGGTGGAGCCTTACAACTCCATCCTGACCACCCACACCACCTTGGAGCACTCTGACTGTGCCTTCATGGTGGACAATGAGGCCATCTATGACATCTGCCGCAGAAACCTTGATATTGAACGTCCGTCCTACACCAATCTCAACCGTCTTATTAGTCAGATAGTCTCGTCCATCACAGCCTCACTTCGCTTTGATGGAGCCCTGAATGTTGACCTGACAGAGTTCCAGACCAACCTGGTGCCCTACCCTCGTATCCACTTCCCTCTGGCCACCTATGCCCCAGTCATCTCTGCTGAGAAAGCCTACCACGAGCAGCTGTCTGTGGCTGAGATCACCAATGCCTGCTTTGAACCCTCAAACCAGATGGTGAAGTGTGATCCTCGTCATGGTAAATACATGGCCTGCTGTTTGCTGTATCGTGGTGATGTGGTGCCCAAAGATGTTAATGTGGCCATTGCAGCAATCAAAACCAAACGCACCATCCagtttgtggactggtgccccACAGGCTTCAAGGTGGGCATCAACTACCAACCTCCAACTGTGGTTCCTGGTGGAGACCTGGCCAAGGTGCAGAGGGCTGTGTGTATGCTGAGCAACACCACAGCCATCGCTGAGGCGTGGGCCCGACTTGACCACAAGTTTGACCTCATGTATGCCAAGAGAGCCTTTGTTCACTGGTATGTTGGGGAGGGCATGGAGGAAGGAGAGTTCTCAGAGGCCAGAGAAGATATGGCTGCTCTGGAGAAGGATTATGAAGAGGGGGGGATTGATTCAtttgaagaagatgaggaaggagAAGAATATTAA
- the dnajb2 gene encoding dnaJ homolog subfamily B member 2 isoform X2, giving the protein MVDYYTILGVSKTASQDDIKKAYRKLALKWHPDKNPDNKEEAEKKFKELAEAYEVLSDKSKRDAYDRYGNDRMRQPGSSSSDFSDFPGFTFTFRSPDEVFREFFGGQDPFASFFDDFSFGGSSSRLGPGRFFSFPSAGVEFSSFSSNLGGLDGMDSMGGGMGNFRSVSTSTRIINGKRTTTKKIKENGQERIEIEEDGVLKSVLINGVEDEMALALELSRREEQATQKPRLQNRTAESDRSRLSPYTSPTHRSFSSAPFYHYGVAGGSEDDEEDEDLQMALACSLSEMEAQQRAAANDYISDSDFEAFTT; this is encoded by the exons ATGGTGGACTACTATACCATCTTGGGAGTGTCCAAAACAGCCTCTCAGGATGACATTAAGAAGGC gtacaGGAAATTGGCCTTGAAATGGCATCCTGACAAAAATCCAGACAACAAGGAGGAAGCAGAgaaaaagttcaaagaactTGCAGAGGCCTATGAAGTCTTATCTGACA AGAGCAAACGTGATGCATACGACAGATATGGAAATGACAGAATGCGACAACCcg GTTCCTCCAGTTCAGACTTTTCAGATTTCCCAGGATTCACCTTCACATTCCGCAGCCCAGATGAGGTGTTCAGAGAGTTCTTTGGTGGACAGGATCCCTTTGCCAGCTTCTTTG ATGACTTCTCATTTGGAGGCTCATCCTCTCGTCTCGGCCCCGGGCGattcttctcttttccttcaGCAGGAG TTGAATTCAGCTCTTTCTCCAGTAACTTGGGTGGTCTGGATGGGATGGACAGCATGGGTGGAGGGATGGGCAACTTCAGATCAGTTTCTACGTCCACTCGCATCATAAATGGAAAACGCACCACCACCAAGAA GATAAAGGAGAATGGGCAGGAAAGAATAGAGATTGAGGAGGATGGAGTGTTAAAGAGTGTTCTAATTAATG GTGTGGAAGATGAAATGGCACTCGCTCTGGAGCTGAGCCGACGAGAGGAACAGGCCACCCAGAAGCCACGACTCCAGAACAGAACCGCGGAGTCAGACAGATCCCGCCTGAGCCCTTACACTTCACCCACACATCGTTCATTTAGCTCTGCCCCATTCTACCACTACGGGGTTGCAGGAGGCAGtgaggatgatgaggaagatgaagacCTGCAGAtggctttggcatgcagcctgtcAGAAATGGAAGCccagcagagagctgctgctaaCGACTACATATCAG aCTCAGACTTCGAGGCCTTCACAACCTAA
- the dnajb2 gene encoding dnaJ homolog subfamily B member 2 isoform X1 — protein MVDYYTILGVSKTASQDDIKKAYRKLALKWHPDKNPDNKEEAEKKFKELAEAYEVLSDKSKRDAYDRYGNDRMRQPGSSSSDFSDFPGFTFTFRSPDEVFREFFGGQDPFASFFDDFSFGGSSSRLGPGRFFSFPSAGVEFSSFSSNLGGLDGMDSMGGGMGNFRSVSTSTRIINGKRTTTKKIKENGQERIEIEEDGVLKSVLINGVEDEMALALELSRREEQATQKPRLQNRTAESDRSRLSPYTSPTHRSFSSAPFYHYGVAGGSEDDEEDEDLQMALACSLSEMEAQQRAAANDYISGARGGGRAVSDKTTGHLGGGITNVPSREEAVAGQKHKENQFKLVPGDGCESVGKITVEPHFSPVSSTTASTTPLSQCSEEKFKPVIKSDSSVKKKKKCGCVLS, from the exons ATGGTGGACTACTATACCATCTTGGGAGTGTCCAAAACAGCCTCTCAGGATGACATTAAGAAGGC gtacaGGAAATTGGCCTTGAAATGGCATCCTGACAAAAATCCAGACAACAAGGAGGAAGCAGAgaaaaagttcaaagaactTGCAGAGGCCTATGAAGTCTTATCTGACA AGAGCAAACGTGATGCATACGACAGATATGGAAATGACAGAATGCGACAACCcg GTTCCTCCAGTTCAGACTTTTCAGATTTCCCAGGATTCACCTTCACATTCCGCAGCCCAGATGAGGTGTTCAGAGAGTTCTTTGGTGGACAGGATCCCTTTGCCAGCTTCTTTG ATGACTTCTCATTTGGAGGCTCATCCTCTCGTCTCGGCCCCGGGCGattcttctcttttccttcaGCAGGAG TTGAATTCAGCTCTTTCTCCAGTAACTTGGGTGGTCTGGATGGGATGGACAGCATGGGTGGAGGGATGGGCAACTTCAGATCAGTTTCTACGTCCACTCGCATCATAAATGGAAAACGCACCACCACCAAGAA GATAAAGGAGAATGGGCAGGAAAGAATAGAGATTGAGGAGGATGGAGTGTTAAAGAGTGTTCTAATTAATG GTGTGGAAGATGAAATGGCACTCGCTCTGGAGCTGAGCCGACGAGAGGAACAGGCCACCCAGAAGCCACGACTCCAGAACAGAACCGCGGAGTCAGACAGATCCCGCCTGAGCCCTTACACTTCACCCACACATCGTTCATTTAGCTCTGCCCCATTCTACCACTACGGGGTTGCAGGAGGCAGtgaggatgatgaggaagatgaagacCTGCAGAtggctttggcatgcagcctgtcAGAAATGGAAGCccagcagagagctgctgctaaCGACTACATATCAGGTGCTCGGGGTGGGGGCAGAGCTGTGAGTGACAAAACTACTGGCCATTTAGGTGGTGGGATCACAAATGTGCCTAGCAGGGAGGAGGCTGTTGCAGGGCAGAAACATAAAGAGAACCAGTTTAAATTGGTGCCTGGAGATGGATGTGAAAGTGTGGGAAAGATAACTGTGGAGCCACACTTCTCTCCTGTGTCATCCACAACTGCCAGCACTACACCGCTaagccagtgcagtgaggaaaAGTTTAAACCTGTGATAAAAAGTGATAGcagtgtgaaaaagaaaaagaagtgtgGGTGTGTTCTCTCTTAA